The genomic region TGGCTAAAATGCGTTCCAATAATCCAGATATGCTGACGGTTATCTCGCTCATGTGGAGCGCCGGTATTGAGCCAATCGCGCAATGTGCGCTCCGACATTTTTAATTCCTCCGCTAACTCACGCACGGAATAGCGCATGGGTAGTAATCCCGGAGATTTAACAATGATTGCGTGGGGTAATTTCATTCAAAAAAGCCTTCGGTGTTCCCGCGTTACCGCTGGTATGAGAAATGGTGCGTACTGAAAATGAGCGGTAACGCGGGAACGAATTCATGTATTAAGGTTGAGAGCTTCAGCTTTGAGATGCAATAACCTTATAATTTGGTTATTATTGATACGAATGTTTTTTGTGTTACGGCCCTGGTCATGGGATGCAATCAAGTCTAAGCCAGCGATTTGCTTGTAAAGGGTACCGTTACTGAGATTATTCAGTCCTCCACCACCCAGCAATCGTTCTACAGCATTTCGGGCTACATCTGGGATGAGGTAAATTGATGAATCGCGAACGTCTTGCCAGCCAATAAACCGCTCTCTTTCATTATTGAGCGCATCCTTGAAAGCTGGAAGCAGCAAACAGCGACCGCTGGCAAGGAGTTCGATTATGGTTTCCAAGAATTGACTGGCCTCCAGTGCTTCTGCGGTGAGGACGGCCATTTCATCAGCTACCTGGAAAAGTCCATCGGCATGCGCTTGTGCATAACGGTGAGCGAATGCACTAAAAGAAGGGTGCTGCTGTAGCACGTACCAGGTGAGTTGATTTGTGGCTAAATTCGTGGCTACGCGTGCTGGATTAACCGTCTGATGTTGCTGGCTGCGCAGATAGGTCAGCCACTCATCGCGTAGAGACGAAAACTGCCCGATGGAATGGGCATATATCGCGCAGGCTTCATCCGAAGACAACCAGTTCAACCAAGTTGCGCCGACTGCACTGAGATGCATACCCAACCGTTGCGATTCAGTTAGTGATGTGGTGGCTTGTTCATCACGGGCATCAAAACGAACTATTAAC from Chloroflexota bacterium harbors:
- a CDS encoding DUF927 domain-containing protein yields the protein ILLSAAFQAPLAHLMGWRSERYGIFITGRTGAFKTSIAQLVMSIFGSGFLDENMLIRWGIGATINSIIAMSASAHDLPILIDNFKPGTGNGSRDLVNLVHAILEGGEKDRLRRDISLRTARPIYAWPIFTGEDVSTRDAATVARMLIVRFDARDEQATTSLTESQRLGMHLSAVGATWLNWLSSDEACAIYAHSIGQFSSLRDEWLTYLRSQQHQTVNPARVATNLATNQLTWYVLQQHPSFSAFAHRYAQAHADGLFQVADEMAVLTAEALEASQFLETIIELLASGRCLLLPAFKDALNNERERFIGWQDVRDSSIYLIPDVARNAVERLLGGGGLNNLSNGTLYKQIAGLDLIASHDQGRNTKNIRINNNQIIRLLHLKAEALNLNT